In Portunus trituberculatus isolate SZX2019 chromosome 10, ASM1759143v1, whole genome shotgun sequence, one genomic interval encodes:
- the LOC123501820 gene encoding uncharacterized protein LOC123501820: protein MSLPFSLSVQNSSRPIGAAKTKFFLANNTASTRDGRLKVEVLGPRERYIEEGSTLTLTCVVTSTEGPSTLVYWYHDTRMVDYNSKRGGIKLKIDHARGVTAARLLVYHVTLSDSGMYSCVPAGSHPAAVLVHVHEGKQEAAIQQGGISTTMSSSSSSSSSSSSSSSSSSFVLFLFLSLHSILVHIPC from the exons ATGTCCCTTCCCTTCAGCCTCAGTGTGcaga ATTCGTCTAGGCCTATCGGGGCGGCTAAGACCAAATTTTTCCTGGCAAACAACACGGCGTCCACaagagatg ggcgtctgaaggtggaggtgctggggcCACGAGAGCGTTACATCGAGGAGGGATCCACACTGACTCTCACCTGTGTAGTCACGTCAACAGAGGGGCCTTCCACCTTGGTCTACTGGTACCACGACACCAGAATGGTTGACTACAACTCCAAACGCGGAGGTATTAAGCTCAAG atcgACCACGCCCGGGGAGTCACGGCGGCGCGGCTGCTGGTATATCACGTGACTCTTAGTGACTCTGGGATGTATTCTTGTGTTCCCGCTGGTTCGCACCCCGCCGCCGTCCTTGTTCACGTGCAtgagg GTAAGCAAGAGGCGGCCATACAGCAGGGAGGAATTAGCACcactatgtcctcctcctcttcctcttcctcctcctcctcttcttcctcctcttcctcttctttcgtccttttcctcttcctatctcttcacTCGATTTTAGTTCATATTCCGTGCTAG